The following proteins are encoded in a genomic region of Oncorhynchus kisutch isolate 150728-3 linkage group LG6, Okis_V2, whole genome shotgun sequence:
- the LOC109898607 gene encoding sterol regulatory element-binding protein 2 isoform X1: MDSNVSGEYISTMENMDPTLSELGDEFTLGDIDEMLQFVSNQVGDFPDLFEDQMASAGSLQNGAGATPRPPLQAPQTPQTTTTVYQNSNVTLTPTQTLAPQSLPLTPPQTPVQTFSSGQHHIRAPPLLQPRPQMQAIQPQPQQQPTIQVHSQSIPMQTHSFPVHTLVQTHNQALPIQTQAQTVMITSSGGQSRFIQNPVICHQSPTTSFQVLQPQMQSIMTSPQVQPMTIQHQRLLQTGQTIQTLSTAPTVHTMQQQVQQVPLLVHQPQILKTENLVLTTLKSDGTQVLSTMQNPGITTLTHPIQTQTLQVPTLMGSNILTTVPVMMGGGDKLPIKQLSSGTSHCVGGNRQVMDHGMGMVMGPGGVMKEGERRTTHNIIEKRYRSSINDKILELRDLVMGGDAKMHKSGVLRKAIDYIKYLQQVNHKLRQENLALKMNSKNKSVVLSDDVEMKPEMLMMSPPASESGSGSPREFSPYCIDSEPGSPLLDHEQVKSEPGSPSSVGVMDRSRLLLCALTFFCLSVNPLPSLLGSEAQSSSGLTSAHRASRTLFSLPSQTHNFATWLWCLLPWLTVWILSGVGAVWGCVRVLYLWEPVTPLHSPKSVSFWRQRKQADLHLNRGDYTAAVASLKTCLSVLTRALPTTSWDLLFSLSWNLIRYCLHHPTPLGWLVRQVGGKHKGEESKTSSRDAALVYHRLSQLQLTGKLPQSSGLWALSLSMSAVNLSESAQSKMSPTQQAHIYVTAATALRTVLGHHLSCLPGYLLSCAEGVASQSDSKPIPDCLHWLFTPLGRQFFLSCDWSVKSESREGVYTSQRDPADPIAQLHRCFCEKLLERAVHSLIQPPTDTEADKPKNNSGEFSSALEFLQLLNSCTEESSSPPFPAPPNHTTMPVADPVSRWWALVLKAAAHWLQGDDVAVRSLLAEAERMPRALHTLDHPLPKAVLLLCKAVQMSLSPLKGEGAVACLSHCDRASSYLRTSISVPLSAQSGNWLNKGVELLVCDLLLTLRTSLWQRGSSSNGEPGPAPSSQLAGFQQDLSSLRRLGQCYRQAQHKVFLHETTVRLMAGASPTRTHQLLEHSLRRRTNNPGYTTAEGDCVLGERERAHAILLACRHLPLPLLTPPGHRARLLAEAKRTLERVGDRRSLQDCQQILLRLSGGTTIAAS, translated from the exons ATGGACAGTAACGTTAGTGGGGAGTACATCTCGACCATGGAAAATATGGATCCGACTTTGTCAGAACTAGGGGACGAATTTACACTGGGCGACATCGATG AGATGCTCCAGTTCGTCAGCAACCAGGTGGGGGACTTCCCCGACCTCTTTGAGGACCAGATGGCCTCTGCGGGCTCCCTACAGAACGGTGCTGGGGCCACCCCACGCCCACCCCTTCAAGCCCCACAGACACCCCAGACCACTACCACAGTTTACCAGAACAGCAACGTGACCCTCACCCCCACCCAAACACTGGccccccagtccctgcccctcACCCCACCACAGACCCCAGTCCAGACGTTCTCTTCAGGGCAGCATCATATCCGCGCCCCTCCCCTGCTCCAGCCCCGGCCCCAGATGCAGGCcatccagccccagccccagcagcAACCCACCATCCAGGTCCATAGCCAGAGCATCCCCATGCAGACGCATAGCTTCCCTGTGCACACCCTGGTCCAGACCCACAACCAGGCTCTGCCCATCCAGACCCAGGCCCAGACGGTGATGATCACATCCAGTGGCGGCCAGTCCCGCTTCATCCAGAACCCTGTCATCTGCCACCAGAGTCCCACAACAAGCTTCCAAG TCCTCCAACCGCAGATGCAGagcataatgacatcaccacaGGTTCAACCCATGACCATCCAGCACCAGAGACTACTGCAGACTGGCCAGACCATCCAGACTCTCTCCACCGCGCCTACAGTCCACACCATGCAACAGCAGGTTCAACAGGTACCC ctTCTGGTCCACCAGCCTCAGATTCTGAAGACTGAGAATCTGGTTCTGACCACCCTGAAATCTGATGGGACACAGGTTCTGTCCACCATGCAGAACCCTGGGATCACCACCTTGACCCATCCTATCCAGACACAGACTCTACAGGTACCG ACTCTGATGGGCAGTAACATCTTGACCACTGTGCCTGTCAtgatggggggtggagacaagctgCCCATCAAACAGCTGTCGTCAGGCACCTCCCACTGTGTAGGTGGGAACAGGCAGGTGATGGACCACGGGATGGGAATGGTGATGGGTCCAGGGGGGGTgatgaaggagggggagaggagaaccaCCCACAACATCATCGAGAAGAGGTACCGCTCCTCCATCAATGACAAGATCCTGGAGCTGAGAGACCTGGTCATGGGTGGCGACGCCAAG ATGCACAAGTCAGGAGTGCTGAGGAAAGCCATCGACTACATCAAATACCTGCAGCAGGTCAACCACAAACTACGGCAGGAGAACCTGGCCCTCAAGATGAACAGCAAGAACA AGTCAGTGGTGCTGTCTGACGATGTGGAGATGAAACCAGAGATGCTGATGATGTCACCTCCAGCCTCAGAGTCTGGGTCAGGATCTCCTCGTGAGTTCTCTCCATACTGCATCGACTCCGAGCCTGGCAGTCCCTTACTGGACCATGAGCAG gTGAAGAGTGAGCCTGGCTCACCCTCTTCCGTGGGAGTGATGGATCGCTCTCGTCTCCTCCTCTGTGCCCTCACCTTCTTCTGCCTCTCCGTCAACCCCCTGCCCTCTCTCCTGGGATCTGAGGCCCAGAGCAGCTCTGGCTTGACATCTGCACACAGAGCCTCCAGGACACTGTTCTCATTACCCAGCCAGACCCACAACTTTG CGACCTGGCTTTGGTGCCTGTTGCCATGGTTGACGGTATGGATTTTGAGCGGTGTTGGGGCAGTGTGGGGCTGTGTTAGGGTCCTCTACCTCTGGGAGCCTGTCACCCCCCTCCACTCGCCCAAATCAGTCTCCTTCTGGAGGCAGCGTAAACAAGCAGACCTACATCTCAACAGA GGTGACTATACAGCAGCCGTGGCCAGTTTGAAAACCTGCCTGTCAGTCTTGACCAGAGCCCTGCCCACCACCAGTTGggacctcctcttctccctctcctggaACCTAATTCGCTACTGTCTGCATCACCCCACCCCTCTGGGCTGGCTGGTTCGCCAGGTTGGTGGGAAGCACAAGGGGGAGGAGTCCAAGACCAGCTCCCGGGACGCAGCTCTGGTCTACCATAGGCTGAGCCAGCTGCAACTCACAG ggaaGCTTCCCCAGAGCAGTGGCCTGtgggctctgtctctgtctatgagtGCTGTCAACCTCAGTGAGAGCGCCCAAAGCAAGATGTCCCCCACCCAGCAGGCCCATATCTATGTCACCGCGGCAACAGCTTTGCGCACTGTACTGGGCCACCACCTCTCCTGCCTGCCT GGTTACCTTTTGAGCTGTGCTGAGGGTGTGGCCAGCCAATCAGACTCCAAGCCCATCCCTGACTGTCTGCACTGGCTCTTCACCCCATTGGGCAGGCAGTTCTTCCTCAGCTGTGATTGGTCTGTGAAGTCTGAGAGCAGAGAGGGCGTGTACACTTCCCAGAGAGACCCAG CTGACCCCATCGCCCAGCTGCATCGTTGTTTCTGTGAGAAGCTGCTGGAGAGAGCTGTTCACTCCCTCATCCAGCCCCCCACTGACACGGAGGCAGACAAGCCCAAGAACAACTCGGG ggagtTCTCCAGTGCCTTGGAGTTTCTCCAGCTATTGAACAGCTGCACAGAGGAGTCCTCCTCACCTCCCTTCCCAGCCCCACCTAATCACACCACCATGCCAG TGGCAGACCCAGTGAGTCGCTGGTGGGCATTGGTCCTAAAGGCTGCTGCCCATTGGCTGCAAGGAGATGATGTCGCTGTGAGGTCGCTGCTGGCAGAGGCAGAGCGCATGCCCAGAGCTCTCCATACCCTCGA TCATCCGTTGCCCAAGGCTGTGCTGCTGCTGTGTAAGGCGGTGCAGATGAGCCTGTCTCCTCTGAAGGGAGAGGGGGCGGtggcctgtctgtctcactgcGACAGGGCCAGCAGCTACCTGCGCACCAGCATCTCTGTTCCCCTGTCCGCCCAGTCTGGCAACTGGCTCAACAAG GGGGTGGAGCTCCTGGTCTGTGACCTCTTGCTGACCCTCAGGACCAGCCTATGGCAAAGAGGAAGCAGCAGCAATGGGGAGCCAGGCCCCGCCCCTAGCTCCCAATTGGCTGGATTCCAGCAGGACCTGAGTTCGTTGCGAAGGCTGGGCCAATGCTACAGACAGGCACAACACAAG GTGTTCCTGCATGAGACCACAGTGAGGCTGATGGCTGGAGCCAGTCCCACCCGCACACACCAGCTACTGGAGCACAGCCTCCGACGCAGGACCAACAACCCTGGATACACCACGG CTGAGGGTGACTGTGTTCTGGGTGAGCGTGAAAGGGCTCATGCTATCCTGCTGGCGTGCCGCCACCTACCCTTACCCCTGCTGACCCCACCAGGGCACCGCGCCCGCCTGCTGGCCGAGGCCAAGCGCACCCTTGAGCGTGTGGGCGACCGCCGCTCCCTACAGGACTGCCAGCAGATCCTGCTCCGCCTCAGCGGGGGCACCACCATCGCGGCCTCCTGA